One region of Mangifera indica cultivar Alphonso chromosome 3, CATAS_Mindica_2.1, whole genome shotgun sequence genomic DNA includes:
- the LOC123212298 gene encoding protein ELC-like: protein MAPTSSIEFIDTALSCATSPFALSYTDSKQKWVIRKHLLSLFQDFPTFIPSNDSFTHNDGTTVNLLNAAGYLRVCSSSPPIHLTIWVHENYPFMPPMVFISPNAANHSHHLHPFVDSCGGITSAYLQTWSYPGHNLADLVRNLVKIFSHATGSTFTHPSFVSKREAVDRLSGMLHYDVAAAKTTTAREIEELSILQLEMKKRAGDIDRIVAELEMERKKLKERAMELGEKGDVLRNWLAANDPTSFQVMNEIENAFEAIDEGSKIVVENLAADNAIEDVIYAMDKAVEGGVVQFDVYMRQVRMLAREQFFHRYVLVTLKGSNILI, encoded by the coding sequence ATGGCGCCGACATCTTCAATCGAATTCATTGACACTGCACTTTCTTGTGCAACTTCCCCTTTTGCTCTATCCTACACAGACTCCAAACAAAAATGGGTCATCCGAAAAcaccttctttctctttttcaggaTTTCCCCACTTTCATCCCTTCAAACGACTCATTTACTCACAACGATGGCACCACAGTTAACCTCTTAAACGCCGCTGGGTATCTCCGTGTCTGTTCTTCCTCACCTCCTATTCATCTCACCATTTGGGTCCATGAGAACTACCCTTTCATGCCTCCCATGGTGTTTATTTCCCCAAACGCCGCCAATCATTCTCACCATCTCCATCCCTTTGTTGATTCTTGCGGAGGAATCACCTCCGCTTATCTTCAAACTTGGTCGTACCCCGGCCACAATTTAGCCGACCTTGTTCGCAACCTTGTCAAAATCTTTTCTCACGCCACCGGTTCCACCTTCACACACCCTTCTTTCGTTTCGAAGCGGGAGGCTGTCGACCGCCTCTCCGGGATGCTTCACTACGACGTGGCGGCAGCGAAGACCACCACTGCCAGAGAAATAGAGGAGCTGTCGATATTGCAGCTAGAAATGAAGAAGAGAGCCGGTGATATTGATAGGATAGTTGCTGAGCTGGAGATGGaaaggaagaagttgaaggaGAGAGCGATGGAGTTGGGTGAGAAAGGTGATGTGCTGAGGAATTGGCTGGCTGCAAATGATCCGACGTCGTTCCAAGTTATGAATGAAATCGAAAATGCATTTGAAGCCATTGATGAAGGGTCGAAAATTGTGGTTGAAAATTTGGCTGCTGATAATGCTATAGAGGATGTCATATATGCAATGGACAAGGCGGTTGAAGGCGGAGTGGTGCAGTTTGACGTTTATATGAGGCAAGTTAGAATGTTGGCCAGAGAGCAATTCTTTCACAGGTATGTGTTGGTCACATTAAAAGGTTCAAATATACTCATTTAG